The DNA segment ATTCCCAGCGTTTGATAACATTCAGCTATTGTTGAAACCACTACTCTTAGTGCAAGAAGATCGTAAAGCTGTTCCAATGCAAGATTTTTTCTTCTCATCTTTTCATATATGCTGTAAAAATGCTTTGGACGTCCCTTTATTGCCACATCCAAGCCCTCCGCGACAACTCTATCAGTGAGAATGTCCATAGCCTCTTTCACAATAGTTTCGCGTTCGGGCAGCTTCTTGCGAACGCGTCTTTTGATATCGTGATACATCTCAGGGTCCAAAACTCTGAAAGAAAGATCTTCGAGTTCGCGTTTAATCTGATATATGCCGAGTCGATGCGCTAAGGGAGCGTATATCTCTAAGGTTTCACGAGAGATGATAATCTGCTTTTCTCGTCTGTGAGAAGATATAGTTCTCATGTTGTGGAGGCGGTCTGCAAGTTTTATCAGAACTACTCTTATGTCTTTCGCCATAACGACAAACATTTTTCTGAGGTTTTCGGACTGATATTCTTCTGCC comes from the Synergistaceae bacterium genome and includes:
- a CDS encoding bifunctional (p)ppGpp synthetase/guanosine-3',5'-bis(diphosphate) 3'-pyrophosphohydrolase, which translates into the protein MEGYWGRIAENQRVSSLRVAWQDLWTKAGRYLSKEDIKHVGEAFVFASESHKDQRRYSGDPYVVHTVSVAAILTEMELDAETIVAALLHDVLEDTEVTDEVLKERFGEEVLVLVEGVTKLGKLSFQSAEEYQSENLRKMFVVMAKDIRVVLIKLADRLHNMRTISSHRREKQIIISRETLEIYAPLAHRLGIYQIKRELEDLSFRVLDPEMYHDIKRRVRKKLPERETIVKEAMDILTDRVVAEGLDVAIKGRPKHFYSIYEKMRRKNLALEQLYDLLALRVVVSTIAECYQTLG